The sequence below is a genomic window from Gemmatimonadaceae bacterium.
CGCCGACGTCGCGCTCGAGGCCGAGGCGAAAGATCAGGGACGGGATCGCGCCGACATTCTCGCCGCCCTCGAGCGCGCGCTCCGCGTCATGCGCGGCGCCGTGTCGCGTGGTCTGGAAGGCGATCTGCACTCCGCCTCCGGGCTCGTCGGCGGCGACGCCGCAAAGTTGCGCACGAGCCGCGACGGGCCGCTGGCCAACACGGCCTTCCATGAGATACTGGCGCGCGCGCTGGCCGTGCAGGAAGTGAATGCGGCCATGGGCGTCATCGTCGCCGCGCCCACCGCAGGGGGTGCGGGCGTCCTCCCTGCGGTGCTCACGGGCCTCGCCGATGCGCGTGGACTCGACGACGCGCGCGTCGTGAACGCGCTCGCCACCGCTGGCCTCATCGGCGCCGTCATCGCTGAGCGCGCGTCGCTTTCCGGAGCGGAAGGCGGATGCCAGGCCGAAACCGGAGCGGCCGCCGCGATGGCCGCCGGGTCGGGCGTCGAACTGCTCGGCGGCACCCCCGTCCAGGTCGGACACGGTGTCGCGCTCACTCTGCAAGGCATGCTCGGCTTGGTGTGCGATCCGTTGGGCGGACTCGTCGAGCTCCCCTGCGTTTTTCGGAATGCGACGGGATCCGCCATCGCGCTCGCCGGCATCGAGATGGCGCTGGCTGGCATCACGTTCGCGATTCCCGTCGATGAAGTCATCGACACCATGGGCGAGATCGGACGCGCGATGGACGTGCGTTACCGCGAGACCGCGGGCGGCGGGCTCGCCGCGACGCCTACCGGCCGCCGACTCGCCCGCGAGCGTCTCGTACAGATTCGCCGCTCGACCCACTGATCGGCGTCTGTTGGCGGGTCGGCGATGCAAGTATCTTCCCGCCTAGGGGATGGACTTCGTGTGAAACGTCGTTCGCGCAGTCTGCGTACGGTGGAAGAGACGGAGCCCATGTCCGCGTTGCGAACAGGCATCACGGTGCACGGTGCTCGCGCTGCCAGACTCCGTCCCACGACCCCGAGTCAACGGCCCATGGTCACCAAAGAAGAGATCGAAGACTTCCTCGACCGCCTAGGAATAGATGGTGCGACCCACGCGGAGATTCATCCGGGCATGTGGATCGTGCGTCCCGGCGGCGAGCTCGACGCCGATGTGGTGGTCCACTACTCCCCACCGGTGCTCTT
It includes:
- the sdaAA gene encoding L-serine ammonia-lyase, iron-sulfur-dependent, subunit alpha, which encodes MFRSLADAIHAAGSRRMSLADVALEAEAKDQGRDRADILAALERALRVMRGAVSRGLEGDLHSASGLVGGDAAKLRTSRDGPLANTAFHEILARALAVQEVNAAMGVIVAAPTAGGAGVLPAVLTGLADARGLDDARVVNALATAGLIGAVIAERASLSGAEGGCQAETGAAAAMAAGSGVELLGGTPVQVGHGVALTLQGMLGLVCDPLGGLVELPCVFRNATGSAIALAGIEMALAGITFAIPVDEVIDTMGEIGRAMDVRYRETAGGGLAATPTGRRLARERLVQIRRSTH